The sequence CGTGATTCCGTAGCGGCTTGCCGGGCTCGATGCTGGTTTTCGCGCGGAGTTGTTTCTTGCTCCGCGGGAAATGGCTAGAATGAAATGACCCGGTATCCTTTTCCCAGGCTCTTCTTTCTCTCGGGGTGGTGCTATGTCTCGGATTCGCTACGGCGCCTCGTTGCTCGGCGTCGCTTTAATGTTTGTTTGCGGCTGCTCGGATACATCGTCGTCAGGCCAGCCCGTCGTGAAGCGGCCACCGGTGCAACACAACCATGTCGAACCGTCGCTGCAGGCCTTGGTCAAGAATCACACGCCGCCTAAAACCGTCGTGATGAACAATGGCGTCGAACCGTCGAAGCCGGTCGGCGTGCCGAGCGACAACCTTCGGCCATCGGCCGACACGTCTGCCGGCATCTCGGCCGCCGATGCCGATGATCCCGACGCGCAGGTGAATCCGGACATGTATCGCGCTCGCAAGCGGATTGCCGGCGAGATCGCGGAGGCGCTGAAGCTTCGCAAGACGCTGGTGGTGTGGATCATCGACAAGACGAACATGTCGGCCGACGTGCGGAATTGGGCGGTCGGAAGAATCTCGCGGATCACGGCCGAAGCGACGAAATTGGCGAGCGAAAGCGGCAAAGCCGCCCCGCTGGCAATGGCCATCGTGGCCTATGGCAGCAACGTCAATTTCTTGAACAACGAGCCCATCGACCCGGCCCAAGCGGAAAGCCTGGCCGGCGCGCTCCCCTCGGAATCGGAAGCGTTTCCGCAGACGTTTGCCGCGGTCGATGAAGCGGCCGACAAATTCTTGCCCTACCGCAGCCAAGGCTACGAAATGATGTTCGTAGTCGTCGCCAACAGCACGGGCAAGGATTGGGCACGGCTGGATGCGGCGATTCCCAAACTGCGCCGAAAAGCCGTGCCCGTGTTCGGGATCGGCAATGCCGTTCCGTTCTATCGCCAGTGGCACGCCGAACCGCTTGGCGGCGGGCCGCCGGCGAATCTGATCCTCGCATCGGGCGGCTTGGAATCGATCGATATGGCCTTGCCCGAAGGACAAGGCGACTCTGATTTGAACGATTCGGGCTACGGTCCGTGGGGACTGGAGCGATTGTGCCGCCAGACGCAAGGCGCGTATCTCCGCTTCCGCAACGGTTCGACCAGCGCCGGCTGGGCTTTGGAAGGAGACGGAACGATCAGCCAGGAAATGCGCCACCGCTACGCTCCCGATTATGTTTCGCCGCAGGAATATCAATCGCTGCTTTCCAGCAATCGGGCCTATCAGGCGTTGCACAATGCGGCCCAATTGCCCCGGGCCGAGCAAGTGGTCGCCTATCTGACCTCGCGATTCACCCGTCCGACCGAAAAGCAAGGAGGCGAAGCGGCGCTATCCAAAAAGGTGAGCCAGGCACAGATGAAGGCGGCGGAAAAGAGCCCCGAGGTCGATCGCATTTACGAAGCGCTGGTTGGCGGGCAAGCCGATCGCGCGAAAATCACCAGCCCGCGCTGGCAGGCCGAATTCGACCTGGCCATGGGCCGCATTCTGGCCGCCAAGGCCCGCATCGATGGCTACAACGCGCAACTTGCCGTCATCAAGCAAGGCAAAGCGTTTAAGGACCCGAAGGAGCACGACACCTGGGTGCTGCACCCATCCGACTCGATCTCCGCCGGCAGCGCGCTCGACAAGATGGCGAAGCAATCGCAGATGTATTTGAATCGCGTGATCAACGAGCATCCAGGCACGCCGTGGGCCGAAATGGCCCGCCGCGAACTCGAAATGCTCCCCGGCTGGGCCTGGACGGAAGAATGACCGGCGGCAAATGACGAATGCTCGAATGACGAATTCGCGATCCGTCAAACGGCGAATGTCAGGCCGAACCATGCGTCGGCGGCCATCACCAAGCCGAGGGTCAGGGCTGCAATAAAAATTTCGCCGAGTGCGCCGACGATGAGGGGGCGCCAGCCTTGATGCCCTAGCTCGCGAAAGTTCGTCCGCAGGCCGACTCCGGCAAAGGTGAGCAGAAACGCCCAGCGGCTCAGGTTCTCCAGGCTTTTCACCTGCGACGCTTCGAAGATCGTCCAGCCGCCCGTGAGACTTGCCGCGGCGGAGAATAGCAAGAAGCCGAGCACGAATTTTGGAAAGGCCCGCCATACGAAAAGCACTTTCGAGCCTTCGACGCGATGGCCGCCGCGGCTGGCGAAATAAAGGGCCGCTCCCAGCACGACGAAGCCGATCATGGCATTGCGCGTGGTCTTGGTGAGCACGGCGATCCGCTTCGATGCTTCGCTGCGCAGCGCGCCAGCGGCAGTGGCTTCCGCGGTGTTGTCGACCGACAAGCCGGCCCATAGGCCATAGGCCTGATCGGTCATGCCCAGTTGCCGCGAGATCAGCGGGTAGGTGAACAGGCTGATCGCCCCGAGCGCTA is a genomic window of Pirellulales bacterium containing:
- a CDS encoding putative sulfate exporter family transporter, coding for MNDPNAAAHGNSATTFSSRPNSPLPSLIAVIPGLVLLFAIGYAGKWIEGAIKQYGVAHKIALPNIEYVLWAILIGVVIGNTLGVMRWFRVFAPGIETYEFWLKLGIVLLGVRFLLRDVAKLGGLSLGLVAIEILLSIAMMILIGRFFKLTPKLTALLAVGSSVCGVSAIIATQGAIDADERETSYAIAAILALGAISLFTYPLISRQLGMTDQAYGLWAGLSVDNTAEATAAGALRSEASKRIAVLTKTTRNAMIGFVVLGAALYFASRGGHRVEGSKVLFVWRAFPKFVLGFLLFSAAASLTGGWTIFEASQVKSLENLSRWAFLLTFAGVGLRTNFRELGHQGWRPLIVGALGEIFIAALTLGLVMAADAWFGLTFAV